Proteins found in one uncultured Desulfuromonas sp. genomic segment:
- the lptG gene encoding LPS export ABC transporter permease LptG, translating to MTLIQRYLLTTFTKITSLSLAAFVGIYLLVDFFEKVDDFLEHEAAAHLYIAYFAWKIPLIVSQMLPLTILLGTFLTLGGFTKTNELTAMRAGGIGLQRIVTPFLVAAVLLTGINFALNEFLVPVGTQHSNYIFRTEVKGKSQMLAKRNNLWFREADSLYHIQLALPEKQQLRGISLYVVDGQLNLLTRIEAQAATFKEDHWQAEHVTVRHFDPKSRQLTAQKEEELRLLPLKKTPEDFGSVSGKNEELSFTQLSRISTQMQQEGLDATRYRVDMYSRLSTPFACIIMAFLAIPFALQKSRNVNLSLGISISVLIGISFFIVQSTLIALGYSTVLPPIVAAWAANIIFALVGMFLLLSTRD from the coding sequence ATGACACTGATTCAGCGTTATCTGCTCACCACGTTTACAAAAATTACCAGCTTGTCTCTGGCCGCCTTTGTCGGTATCTACCTGCTTGTTGATTTTTTTGAAAAAGTGGATGATTTTCTTGAACATGAAGCGGCGGCTCACCTCTATATCGCTTACTTTGCCTGGAAAATCCCACTGATTGTCTCGCAAATGCTCCCCCTGACAATCCTTCTTGGAACGTTTCTGACCTTGGGTGGGTTTACTAAGACCAATGAATTGACGGCAATGCGTGCCGGGGGCATTGGTTTACAACGCATTGTCACCCCTTTTCTTGTTGCCGCAGTCCTGCTGACCGGTATCAATTTTGCGTTAAATGAATTCCTCGTGCCCGTCGGCACCCAGCACTCCAACTATATTTTTCGCACCGAGGTCAAGGGAAAGTCACAAATGCTGGCGAAGCGAAACAATCTATGGTTCCGCGAAGCCGACAGTCTGTACCATATCCAACTTGCCTTGCCCGAAAAGCAGCAACTGCGCGGAATTTCTCTCTACGTGGTAGACGGTCAATTGAACCTGTTAACACGCATTGAGGCGCAAGCCGCCACATTCAAAGAGGACCATTGGCAGGCCGAGCACGTTACCGTGCGTCACTTTGACCCAAAAAGCCGTCAGCTGACCGCGCAAAAGGAAGAGGAATTACGTCTTCTACCACTAAAGAAGACACCGGAAGACTTTGGTTCGGTGTCAGGTAAAAATGAAGAGTTGAGCTTTACGCAACTCTCAAGAATAAGCACCCAGATGCAACAGGAAGGCCTGGATGCAACCCGTTATCGCGTCGACATGTATTCACGACTGTCGACCCCGTTTGCCTGCATTATCATGGCTTTTTTGGCGATCCCTTTTGCGTTGCAGAAAAGTCGCAATGTCAACCTGTCTCTGGGCATTTCCATCAGCGTGTTGATCGGCATATCGTTTTTCATCGTTCAATCGACCCTGATTGCCCTGGGGTATTCCACAGTTCTGCCACCAATTGTCGCCGCCTGGGCTGCCAACATCATCTTTGCGTTAGTCGGAATGTTCCTGCTTTTATCTACCCGCGATTAA
- the lptF gene encoding LPS export ABC transporter permease LptF gives MSSLRLQTYISREIVAPFLLSMVLFTFVLLLSRLLKLIEMVVDKGVAVSEILHLFACLLPSFFVITVPLSFLLAVMLAFGRLSSDSEIVAMKAAGFSLYRLSQPVLIIALLVCGFTAYLTLVAEPSGRVKLKQRLIDIAYSKAAVALQPQIFNEEFDGLMMYANNVDNQTNTMTGVFISDERMGNTPSIIVAKRGEIRSDRTNGSLLMHLRDGSIHRPVVRSGERSYQVVDFQSYDVNLNLNTADKKEKSLNLKPKEMSTRALMQSDPELPEEKQRERRIELMERLVLPFSPLIFALLAVPLGIRSHRSPKGGGFSVALFIFLFYYLCLSVAKTMVQENNWPLLGSLWGPSVIFIVVGVLLLIRTAQERPLPGSGAAALFYDGLSAIFYRKKDRS, from the coding sequence ATGTCCTCACTACGCTTACAAACATATATTTCGCGGGAAATCGTCGCTCCATTTCTTCTCAGCATGGTGTTATTTACCTTTGTTCTCCTGCTGAGTCGCTTGTTGAAACTGATTGAAATGGTTGTCGATAAAGGCGTCGCAGTCAGTGAGATTCTCCATCTCTTTGCCTGCCTGCTGCCTTCGTTCTTCGTTATCACCGTGCCATTGTCATTTCTTTTGGCCGTCATGCTGGCTTTTGGCCGCCTCTCTTCGGACAGCGAAATCGTTGCCATGAAAGCCGCTGGCTTCAGTCTCTACCGACTATCTCAACCCGTGCTGATTATCGCCCTTCTGGTATGTGGCTTTACGGCCTACTTGACCCTGGTTGCTGAACCGTCCGGACGCGTTAAACTCAAACAACGGCTGATCGACATTGCCTACAGCAAAGCCGCCGTCGCCCTGCAACCACAGATCTTCAATGAAGAGTTTGACGGGCTGATGATGTATGCCAACAACGTGGACAACCAGACCAACACCATGACCGGCGTTTTCATCAGCGATGAACGGATGGGCAATACCCCCTCAATTATTGTTGCCAAACGCGGTGAAATTCGTTCTGATCGCACCAATGGCAGCTTGTTGATGCACTTGAGGGACGGGTCGATTCATCGCCCCGTGGTCCGCTCGGGAGAGCGGTCTTATCAAGTGGTCGATTTTCAAAGCTATGATGTTAACTTGAACCTGAATACAGCCGACAAAAAAGAGAAGTCACTTAACCTCAAGCCGAAAGAGATGTCGACCAGAGCCCTGATGCAATCGGACCCGGAACTTCCTGAAGAAAAGCAGCGTGAGCGCCGCATTGAACTGATGGAACGGCTGGTCTTGCCCTTTTCACCGTTGATCTTTGCCCTGTTGGCGGTCCCACTGGGAATACGCTCCCACCGTTCCCCCAAAGGGGGTGGCTTTTCCGTCGCCCTGTTTATCTTTCTGTTTTATTACTTATGTCTGTCCGTCGCCAAAACCATGGTCCAGGAAAACAACTGGCCCCTGCTGGGCAGTCTGTGGGGACCAAGCGTGATTTTCATCGTTGTCGGCGTCCTGTTGCTGATCCGAACCGCCCAAGAACGTCCCCTGCCCGGCAGCGGAGCGGCAGCCCTGTTCTACGATGGCCTGTCCGCAATCTTTTACCGCAAAAAGGATCGGTCATGA
- the metK gene encoding methionine adenosyltransferase: MTDFMFTSESVSEGHPDKMADQISDAILDAILAQDNTARVACETLVTTGMAMLAGEITTHARIDYADIVRQTIREIGYVGSDVGFDADTCAVMTSLDRQSPDISQGVTAGEGLHKEQGAGDQGLMFGFACNDTPQLMPMPIVYAHNLTQRLAAVRKEGLVDFLRPDSKSQVSIEYIDDKPSRIDAVVVSTQHGPEATLAQIEEVVMEEVVKKVVPVELLDDKTKYYINPTGRFVVGGPMGDCGLTGRKIIVDTYGGQGSHGGGAFSGKDPSKVDRSASYMARYVAKNVVAAGLAEKCEVQIAYAIGVAEPVSVMINAFGTGVIASDQIARIVQEEFDLRPAAIIETLDLLRPIYRPTAAYGHFGRELPDFTWEKTDRVASLRSRAGL, encoded by the coding sequence ATGACAGACTTTATGTTTACCTCCGAATCGGTCAGTGAAGGTCATCCCGATAAGATGGCGGATCAGATTTCTGATGCGATTCTTGATGCGATTCTGGCTCAGGACAACACGGCACGTGTCGCCTGTGAAACGCTGGTAACCACCGGTATGGCCATGCTGGCCGGTGAGATTACTACCCATGCCCGTATTGACTATGCTGATATTGTCCGGCAAACGATCCGCGAGATTGGTTATGTTGGTAGCGATGTTGGTTTTGATGCCGATACCTGCGCCGTTATGACGTCACTCGACCGCCAGTCTCCGGACATTTCTCAGGGCGTTACTGCTGGTGAAGGGCTTCATAAAGAGCAAGGTGCTGGCGATCAGGGGCTGATGTTTGGTTTTGCCTGCAACGATACACCGCAATTGATGCCAATGCCGATTGTTTATGCACACAATCTCACCCAGCGCCTGGCTGCGGTGCGCAAAGAGGGTCTTGTCGACTTTCTCCGCCCTGACAGTAAATCGCAGGTGTCGATTGAGTACATTGATGATAAGCCGTCACGTATTGATGCTGTTGTTGTGTCGACTCAGCATGGTCCTGAAGCGACTCTGGCTCAAATTGAAGAAGTCGTCATGGAGGAAGTTGTCAAAAAAGTGGTTCCTGTTGAGCTTCTTGATGACAAAACCAAGTATTACATTAATCCGACGGGACGTTTTGTCGTTGGTGGTCCGATGGGGGACTGCGGCCTGACTGGTCGTAAGATTATTGTCGATACCTATGGTGGGCAGGGCTCCCATGGTGGTGGTGCCTTTTCCGGTAAAGACCCTTCCAAAGTTGACCGCAGTGCTTCTTACATGGCGCGCTACGTGGCGAAGAATGTTGTTGCTGCCGGTCTGGCTGAAAAATGCGAAGTTCAGATCGCGTATGCCATTGGTGTTGCAGAGCCGGTCAGTGTTATGATCAATGCATTCGGTACTGGGGTGATTGCCTCAGACCAGATTGCCCGTATTGTTCAGGAAGAATTTGATCTGCGTCCAGCGGCCATTATTGAAACTCTAGACCTGTTGCGGCCGATCTATCGTCCAACAGCGGCTTACGGTCATTTTGGCCGTGAACTGCCTGATTTTACTTGGGAAAAAACCGATCGGGTAGCGTCTCTTCGCAGCCGCGCCGGTCTTTAA
- the ahcY gene encoding adenosylhomocysteinase — protein sequence MSSISEESIVKDMALATWGRKEITIAETEMPGLMAVREEYQAQKPLKGARISGSLHMTIQTAVLIETLVALGADVRWASCNIFSTQDHAAAAIAETGVPVFAYKGESLEEYWEFTKKTLSFPDGPTMILDDGGDATLLVHRGVAREKEYEASGTLPDVCQDHEEVQILDTLLNKTLQEDPKFWRKISANLIGVSEETTTGVHRLYQMARDNVLMFPAFNVNDSVTKSKFDNLYGCRESLIDGIKRATDVMVAGKQCVVLGYGDVGKGCAQAFRGMGAMVSVTEIDPICALQACMEGFNVVDMDEACRWGDIFVTTTGNVDVINRSHMDQMKDQSIVCNIGHFDSEIQVESLFSDDQLTVHEIKPQVDQIEWPDGKRITLLARGRLVNLGCATGHPSFVMSNSFANQVLAQIELWLNNDQYEKQVYVLPKVLDEKVARLHLGKLGAKLTTLTQKQADYLDIKVEGPYKPEHYRY from the coding sequence ATGAGTTCGATATCTGAAGAATCGATTGTTAAAGATATGGCTCTGGCCACTTGGGGTCGCAAAGAGATCACCATCGCTGAAACGGAGATGCCCGGTTTGATGGCGGTGCGTGAGGAATATCAGGCGCAAAAGCCTCTTAAAGGGGCACGCATCTCCGGCTCATTGCATATGACGATTCAGACTGCCGTGCTCATTGAGACGCTGGTGGCGCTTGGTGCCGATGTACGTTGGGCCAGTTGCAATATCTTTTCTACTCAGGACCATGCTGCCGCGGCCATTGCTGAGACCGGTGTTCCGGTCTTTGCATACAAAGGAGAATCTCTCGAAGAGTACTGGGAGTTTACCAAAAAAACCCTGTCGTTTCCTGATGGCCCGACCATGATCCTCGATGATGGTGGTGATGCGACTTTGCTGGTGCACCGCGGGGTCGCACGCGAAAAGGAATATGAAGCATCCGGAACGCTTCCTGATGTTTGTCAGGATCATGAAGAAGTGCAAATTCTTGACACATTGCTGAACAAAACCCTTCAGGAGGACCCGAAGTTCTGGCGGAAAATTTCTGCCAACCTGATCGGGGTCAGTGAAGAAACAACCACCGGTGTTCATCGTCTTTACCAGATGGCCCGTGACAACGTCCTGATGTTCCCGGCGTTCAATGTCAATGATTCTGTGACCAAAAGTAAGTTTGATAACCTCTATGGTTGCCGCGAGTCGCTGATCGATGGCATCAAGCGGGCCACCGACGTGATGGTAGCTGGGAAGCAGTGCGTGGTGCTTGGTTATGGCGATGTCGGAAAAGGCTGTGCTCAGGCATTTCGTGGTATGGGGGCCATGGTATCGGTCACGGAAATTGATCCAATCTGTGCGCTGCAGGCATGCATGGAAGGCTTCAATGTTGTTGATATGGATGAAGCCTGTCGCTGGGGCGATATCTTTGTAACAACAACCGGTAATGTCGATGTGATCAATCGCAGCCATATGGACCAGATGAAAGATCAATCCATTGTCTGCAATATCGGCCACTTTGATTCTGAAATTCAGGTAGAGTCGCTGTTCAGTGATGACCAACTGACGGTTCATGAAATCAAGCCGCAGGTGGACCAGATTGAATGGCCCGATGGCAAACGCATTACGCTGCTCGCCCGTGGACGGCTGGTAAATCTCGGCTGCGCCACCGGTCACCCCAGCTTTGTTATGAGTAACAGCTTTGCCAATCAGGTGTTGGCTCAGATTGAATTATGGCTGAATAACGACCAGTATGAAAAACAGGTTTATGTGTTGCCGAAAGTGTTGGATGAAAAAGTCGCTCGTCTGCATCTTGGCAAGCTTGGCGCCAAATTGACGACGCTGACCCAAAAGCAGGCTGATTATCTGGATATCAAGGTTGAAGGTCCCTATAAGCCGGAACACTATCGCTATTAG
- a CDS encoding glycosyltransferase, with protein sequence MTHCDPAVDFSVIIPVFNEQDALPRLFAALESQVGLSLEIIFSDGGSSDRSMALIDTYRSCSHHQVVLVQGEQGRSCQLNRGGRLARGTWLLFLHADSVWSQTDLFIRALRSLEDECLKGQGFVAGHFSLKFSGEELQPRFYRYLSEKAALNLPGTIFGDQGLMLHRTAWHDLNGYDETLPVLEDVELVERISRSGRIICLPGTLVTSSRRYEEEGRHCRQFLNAVLLLIFASDQRSLLPVAMGSYRSDRGIVRTLIGLFQRLGQLPLSAWWSFWYGCGSAMVRYLWVVPFRLYWWRGSSSRLGQKLVRRWNVTILTKLDCRLWHSAAALTLIIVFYLTVLLSLPWCADSVFRHRLLSAKGEIDEFDI encoded by the coding sequence ATGACTCACTGCGATCCCGCCGTTGATTTTTCTGTTATTATCCCCGTTTTCAATGAACAGGATGCTTTGCCTCGCCTGTTTGCTGCGTTAGAGTCCCAAGTTGGCCTGTCTCTGGAGATCATCTTCAGCGATGGTGGTTCTTCGGACCGTTCCATGGCTCTGATTGACACGTACCGGTCGTGTTCTCACCATCAGGTTGTTCTGGTGCAGGGCGAGCAGGGGCGAAGCTGCCAGTTGAACCGTGGTGGTCGCCTTGCGCGTGGCACCTGGTTGCTTTTTTTGCATGCTGACAGCGTTTGGTCGCAAACCGATCTGTTTATACGGGCGCTGCGAAGCTTGGAAGACGAATGCTTAAAGGGGCAAGGTTTTGTTGCCGGTCACTTTTCGTTGAAATTCAGTGGTGAAGAGCTCCAGCCCCGTTTTTATCGATATCTGTCTGAAAAAGCCGCGTTGAATCTGCCGGGAACCATCTTTGGTGACCAGGGGTTGATGCTTCACCGAACCGCCTGGCATGACCTGAATGGATACGATGAGACTCTGCCTGTTCTTGAAGATGTTGAGCTGGTGGAGCGCATTTCACGCTCGGGACGCATAATTTGTTTGCCTGGAACGCTGGTCACTTCCAGTCGGCGTTACGAGGAGGAGGGGCGACACTGCCGTCAGTTTCTCAATGCGGTTTTATTGTTGATTTTTGCCAGCGATCAACGCTCTTTGTTACCTGTTGCCATGGGCAGTTATCGCTCTGATCGCGGGATTGTCCGCACCTTAATTGGCCTGTTCCAACGGCTGGGGCAATTGCCCCTGTCCGCGTGGTGGTCTTTCTGGTATGGTTGCGGTTCCGCCATGGTACGCTATCTTTGGGTTGTTCCGTTTCGCTTGTATTGGTGGCGGGGGAGTTCGTCGCGATTGGGGCAAAAACTGGTCAGACGATGGAATGTGACAATCCTCACAAAGCTCGATTGTCGTTTGTGGCATAGTGCCGCAGCGCTCACGCTTATTATTGTGTTTTATCTGACGGTTCTGTTGTCCTTGCCATGGTGCGCGGATAGCGTGTTCCGTCACCGTTTATTATCTGCTAAAGGAGAGATTGATGAGTTCGATATCTGA